The region CCAATTCCACCAGGAAGAGCAACTACAGCAGTCCTATCTGAACAACTACTCCTAACAGCAGCATCCACCAAACCATGCTTTCTTGCAGAAAAAAACCTACATTTTATTCAGAATGGTTCATGCAACTGTTAAGTCACCAAAACTATGATGATTATGTGTCCAGCAACTGCAACATTTACCTGCATGTAAGATAAGTTTCTGACGGTAGGTAAGAATGAAAATTTGAGGCCGTCCATTCGCCAGCTTCTTTAGCTATCTTAAATCCACCTACAGGCTTTCCTGCTTCAAGTGCGCCTTTAGTAGCAGCATCCATTAGGCCTGGACCAGCCCCAGTCCATGATGTGCAGTCCAAAAGATTTGCAACCTGCAGATTACACATGTAAAAGTCATTAAAACCCATTATGGAAATTTCATCCAAGGTGTTTCTTGAAAATGTTGAAGGCCAATAATTATGCATATTAATGTATGCTctacaaaaatatataggaaCACGACAAGCAAGACAAGAATTGATATTACCTCTCTACCCAACTCTAGTGCTTGCAAATAATGTGGATGATCATGTCCCATTCTTGAAGAACCCAAATAAACAACTCCCCTTCCAAGCCTATGTATGAGTTCATAGCATCTCCCTATCTCTTTTCTGATCTTCAAACACGAAAGCCAAATTATCAAACAAACATTTAacattttttcacaacttcataCAACAAGTAAATGGTCACCTAGTCAATATAGCAAACAACAGTAACCAGGAGCACAAGATTGACCTCTGTAACCAAATCGAAGTATTTTTTAAGGAGAATCCAACAAATATGTTCTGTTGGATAGTAATATTTCCATAGAAATGCCCACAGTAGAAAGAACATGGCCAGACAAGGTATGATCGCAAATCATATCAATGAGACACCGCAAGCTATATTCCTGATATTCCCAAGAGATAGTTCGGCAGGAAAATCATTTTGTTATACAAACAGCATGAAGCTTGGATGCCAGATAGGCTGAGTTGAAGGAaagtttttcaataataaaacttCGAATACTGTGGATTTTGCTTCACCAACTGACCTGGACAGAAACTGCAACTGCAGACCCCACGTGAACTTCTATAAAGGAGACATCTTCAGATAACTTAAAGTGGCCAGTAGAAGTATTTCGTGGATCGTGGTTATCAAAGAAAGGGACCACCAAAGACTAACGGAACTTATGAGCAATAAGCATAGTGCTTAAGCCTTGCATAATTATTGTACAGAAAGATTCACCGGGAGAATCTGTAACTTGTCATAACATTAGCTTCAATGGATTAAGCAAGGTAGCAGAAACCAAAATTTTGAAGTAAATGCACTCACTGAAGTGCTGAATCAAGCTAAACTAGTAGCCACGTTGAGATGTTTTGATAGCTCCCTAAATTAAAT is a window of Populus nigra chromosome 10, ddPopNigr1.1, whole genome shotgun sequence DNA encoding:
- the LOC133704762 gene encoding uncharacterized protein LOC133704762 isoform X2, with the translated sequence MREQAQPRKEIGRCYELIHRLGRGVVYLGSSRMGHDHPHYLQALELGREVANLLDCTSWTGAGPGLMDAATKGALEAGKPVGGFKIAKEAGEWTASNFHSYLPSETYLTCRFFSARKHGLVDAAVRSSCSDRTAVVALPGGIGTLDEMFEILTLIQLQRIGSELPVPFLVMNYDSYYQKLLDFLRDCENWGTVSKGEVASLWKICENNSEALAYLADFYGLPSSGEERHEVSLHVQIE